The genomic DNA GAAGAGGGGGTATACGTCTACTCGGTCAGCGACGAGACAGCCATTGCTTCTGAAGTAAAGTATCCGAAGAAGCTTGAAGAATCGCTGCTGGAATGCGTCCGTAAGCTAGACCGCCAGCGGATGCAGCAGCTCTTTGATGAGATGAAAGGTGAATTCGAGGATCAGGCATTAACGAAGGGTCAGGCAGAGCGCATGATCGTTGAGCTGACGATCGTGCTGTACCGGCAATTCGAAGCGATGAACCTGACGCTGGAGTGGTCGTTGGAAGGGTTGCTGCAGGAGATTCACGCTGCACCAACGCTCAGCGAGATGATGTCTGTCTTGAAGAACTGCTTCGGCGAGTGGATCCTGCACGGCAAGGACAATGATTCGCGTGGGGATGTTCAGGCCGTTATTGCCAAGGCGACCTCGTATATTACTAACAATTATCATAAAGATTTAAGCATTGAAGAGGTCTGCGAAGTGGCCGAGCTGAGCATTAGTCATTTCTGCATGCTATTCAAGCAGGAGACGGGGTATACCTTCCTGGAATATTTGACGAAGTGCCGCATCGATAAGGCTAAGTTTATTTTGCAGAATACAAACGTCAAGGTATATCAAGTAGCTCCGCTGGTCGGTTATCAGGACCCCCGGTATTTTAGCCAGGTATTCAAGAAAATAACGGGGAAAACTCCTTCTGAATATCGGGAAGAGGCCAGTTAAGATGAGTGCAGACTAGGGAGCTTTGAGACAAGGACGGCCGGAAAATCCGGTCGTCCTTGTAGGATTGAGCTATCTTTTTTTAGAACTGCTTCACTAGCGATTCCGCTGCATGGAGCCCATAATCAGACTGACGATGAAAACAAGGAGGATCGCTCCAGTCAACGCCGGGACAAAGTAGAAGTTGCCAATCACCGGCCCCCAGTTGCCAAGAATCAGGCTGCCGAGCCATGCTCCGATAAACCCGGCAATAATGTTGCCGATCACACCCCCGGGGACATCCCTCCCCATAATCAATCCTGCGAGCCAGCCAATCACACCACCGATAATTAATGACCATAAGAAACCCATTCTTATCACCTCTATGTTTGGATTAGCTTGTCTGTCTACTATTAACCACCTCCGTCGATTTTAAACATGATGACACTCTTTTTAGCTTGAATTTGGGGTAGCCCTATAATGATATTTTTGAAATATTCATTTTTTTGTTAAAAAGGGTTGTTAAACAGGCAGCTGATCTGGTAAAATCCAACACAACAACTACCAAAAACAAGTAAAACTAGCATTGTTTTTATTGAAAGCACTTACATCATGAAGATTGTAATGGAGTTGATGTTAGGCAAAAGGAGGTAATGCTTTTTGGCGCAAAATACAAACGTTTGCACTGATCGAGAGTAATGGTTGTCAGAGTTGAAATGGGGAAGTTTTGTCTTTTGTGCAAACATTTGCACGAAAAGAAGGTGAAAGAAACTACTGCAGGCTGGTGCTGAAAGTTTAGTTTATGAGATTAGGAGGAGAAGTCGTGTATAGACAAGCCCGAAAGTTTATTGCCTTATGGTTGAGCATTATTTTTGTGGCAACTTCGCTTTTTATGAATCCTTTAGCGGCGGTAAAGGCCGAATATGTCCCGGAGCTGCCGCAGCTCCAAGCTGCCAATGAATCGATCGTGCCGCTGGCTGCTGCAAGCGCCGCCGCGAAGGCAGATGCTGCAGAGCTGCAGAGCGGGAGTTTTAGCTGGGATAATGCAAACGTTTACTTTGTACTGACGGATCGGTTCCTGGATGGGGATTCAAGCAATAATAATTCCTATGGACGTCCGCAGCGGGACGCTACCGGGAAAAATATCGGCACGTTTCACGGAGGGGATTTGAAGGGCTTGACCCAAAAGCTCCAGGAGGGCTATTTTACCGATTTAGGCACGAATGTGCTTTGGATTTCTGCACCTTATGAGCAAATGCACGGATGGGTCGGGGGAGGCAACGGCGGGGATTTTGCCCATTACGGCTACCATGGTTACTATGCGCTTGATTATACGATGATGGATCGCAATATGGGGACGGTCAGCGATATGCGGGAGTTTGTGGATTTGGCGCATTCGCAGGGCATTCGCGTCGTATTGGACGTCGTTCTGAATCATCCTGGTTATTCTACTCTGAAGGATATGGAGGAATACGGCTTCGGGGCAAGAAACGGCATCGGTGCCGGCTGGACGCCAGGCAGCGGCCAAACCTGGCATAGCTTTCATGATCAGATCGATTATAATAACGCTTCCGCTTGGGCGGGCTGGTGGGGCAGCTGGGTCCGGGCCGGCATCGCAGGGTATGAGAATTGCGGCGGCAGCGATTTAACCCAGTGCGTAGGGAACCTGCCTGATTTCCGAACAAATGTGAATAGCAGCGTAGGGCTTGCTCCTATTTTGAGGACGAAATGGGCCAAGGAAACAACCGGGCATGATGCTTGGATTGTGCCGGCGGCCTCAGGTTTGCGAAAGGATCTTGGTATAGCACCAGCCGATCATATCGTGAAAATGCTTGCCGCCTGGGTGGAGGAGTTTGGGATTGACGGCTTCCGGGCGGATACGGCCAAGCATGTGGAGCTCAGCCGCTGGCAGCAATTGAAGAACGAGAGCAGCGCAGCGCTGCAGAGATGGAGGCTGAACAACCCGGACAAGCCGGGAGCGGATTGGAAGGACAGCTTCTGGATGACTGGAGAGGTATGGGGGCATGGCGTCGGCAAAAGTGAATACTTTAGCTACGGCTTCGATTCAGTCATTAATTTCAGCTTCCAGGACAGCAATCTGAGCGCCTTGGAGGGCACTTATGCCGAATATGCCTCCAAGATCAACAGCGACCCGAATTTCAATGTGCTGAGCTACATTTCATCGCATGATACCCGTTTATATGACCGCAGCAGGCTGATTCAGGCGGGCAGCGCTCTGCTGCTGCTGCCGGGCGGAGTCCAAACGTTCTACGGGGATGAGGCGGCCAGAGCGTTTGGCGATACCGGTTCGGACCCGCAGCAAGGAACCCGTTCCTCCATGAATTGGAACAGCCTGAATCAGGACGTCCTGTCGCATTGGCAGAAGGTCGGGCAATTCCGAAACCGCCACCTTGCGATCGGAGCTGGCAGCCATGCCAAAATCGCAGATGCTCCCTATACGTTCAAACGATCGTATTCGAAGAACGGCATCGAGGATCAAGTCGTTGTCGTGATGGGCGCTTCAGGAACGACGAAGGTAAATGTATCGTCGGCGTTCGCCGACGGCAGCACGGTGCGGGATGTCTACACGGGGAATGAAGCCGTCGTATCCGGCGGGTTCGCTACATTTACTGCACATGCAGGCGGCCTGATTCTGATTGAGCAGGCGGCGGAGTCGGGTCTGCCTGCGGTGTCCGCATCGCCTGCGGGAGGAAGCTTCAAAACAGATAGCTTAACGGTTACGCTCCATGTCAAAAAAGCGGAGTCCGGAAAATATACGCTGGATGGCAGTAACCCTTCACAGGGCATTCCATATACAGATGGTACGGTAATTACAATCGGGAACGGTATGGAGTTCGACGAATCCGTCAAATTGCGGCTGTATGCCGTGAACGGGGAAGGGTCTTCCGTACAGGAATACAGCTTTACGAAGAAAAATCCCGACGCCGGACTGACGGTTTATTTCAAGAAGCCGGCGGATTGGGGCGCGCCTTCCCTGTACTACTATAACACGTCGCCTAAGGCAAGCGAGCCGACATGGGCTACATCCCCGGCAATGACAAGGGTTTCGGGTGATTGGTATTCCTATAGAATCGCAGGCGTGGATAGCGCAACAGTCATTTTCAAAGATAGTTCGGGCAAACAGAACCCGGGCCAGAACCAGCCGGGATTCATCCGCACTTCAGACGGCTGGTATGACGGTCAGCAGTGGCATGACTCAAATCCGGACGGGACGGGTAATCCGGGAACGGGGGGAAACAAGGTCACGATCTACTATAAACATGGCTTCACCGCGCCGTATATTCATTATCGCCCTGAAGGAGGAACTTGGACGGCAGTTCCGGGCTTAGCGATGGAAGCCTCCGAGGTGGCGGGCTATAGCAAATACACCGTAGATATTGGAACCGCATCCCGCCTTGAGGCCTGCTTCACGGATGGCAAAGGCAGCTGGGACAGCAACAATATGAATAACTATTTCTTTGCAGCGGGAACGTGGACGTATAGCGGAAACGGACAAATTACAGCGGGGGCTCCGGCAGCTGCAAGGTCTGCGAATGTAATGTATCTTGCGCCAGGGGCAGAGAATTCTTCATTGACAGAGGAGGAGCCCTTACCGGAAGAAGCTTCGCAGGAAGGTGCGGAGGCAGCTTAAATAAGCAGGCAATTATTAATAGAAAATTAAAATAGAGGAATGCCCCGGGCATCTTATGATGCCGGGGCATTCTGTTGTATGGGAGCTATGGAGTTGAGCGAAGTTACTAATATGCTATAGCCGTTTTCGCCGGAAATACAATACGAATGCACAGGCGGCGAGCAGGACCGTTAGCGATATCCCAGCCGTGATGGCCTCTGTCGTATTGTCCTGCTGTTGGCGGCCTTGCTGGTCAGCCCCCCAAAATTCGCCCCGATTGCCAAAGCCTTCAGGGGGAGTAAGACCCATGCCGTCCTGGGCGCGCCTTCCGCCTTGGTCCCTCTCCAGGGGCGCTTGCCCATCCGGAGCAGCTCCTGGATTGCCGAAGGGCGGGTCTGAGCCTTGTTGAGCCGGTGCTTCCTGCTCCGATTGTGTTGGGCTAACGTCTTGCTGAGCTGCTGCACCCTGCTCTGACTGTACTGGGTTAGCGCCTTGTTCTCCTGCGGAAGCGGGAGCATCGACATGATTGCGGATGCCAGGAACTGCGCCAGCTCCGAATCTGCCGCCCATGCCGCCACCCATGCCGCCGTTGCCCGATCCGTCCCCAGAGGAAGGGATCGTTCCGGCGAGCTGCTGGGCAATGCTGTCGACCTGCTTCGCATTGGTCGCTAATAACTCCGTCACGCCTTGCTCATATTCCTCATACGTGTAGAATGCAGTCGGGTCCCGCTCAACGTATTCGGAGATCATTTGCTTCAATTGTTCCACGCGAGCGGAGAAGCTGTCTTCCGACAAATAACCTTCGATCGCCTCTTTTATAATGT from Paenibacillus woosongensis includes the following:
- a CDS encoding GlsB/YeaQ/YmgE family stress response membrane protein, producing the protein MGFLWSLIIGGVIGWLAGLIMGRDVPGGVIGNIIAGFIGAWLGSLILGNWGPVIGNFYFVPALTGAILLVFIVSLIMGSMQRNR
- a CDS encoding carbohydrate binding domain-containing protein, which codes for MYRQARKFIALWLSIIFVATSLFMNPLAAVKAEYVPELPQLQAANESIVPLAAASAAAKADAAELQSGSFSWDNANVYFVLTDRFLDGDSSNNNSYGRPQRDATGKNIGTFHGGDLKGLTQKLQEGYFTDLGTNVLWISAPYEQMHGWVGGGNGGDFAHYGYHGYYALDYTMMDRNMGTVSDMREFVDLAHSQGIRVVLDVVLNHPGYSTLKDMEEYGFGARNGIGAGWTPGSGQTWHSFHDQIDYNNASAWAGWWGSWVRAGIAGYENCGGSDLTQCVGNLPDFRTNVNSSVGLAPILRTKWAKETTGHDAWIVPAASGLRKDLGIAPADHIVKMLAAWVEEFGIDGFRADTAKHVELSRWQQLKNESSAALQRWRLNNPDKPGADWKDSFWMTGEVWGHGVGKSEYFSYGFDSVINFSFQDSNLSALEGTYAEYASKINSDPNFNVLSYISSHDTRLYDRSRLIQAGSALLLLPGGVQTFYGDEAARAFGDTGSDPQQGTRSSMNWNSLNQDVLSHWQKVGQFRNRHLAIGAGSHAKIADAPYTFKRSYSKNGIEDQVVVVMGASGTTKVNVSSAFADGSTVRDVYTGNEAVVSGGFATFTAHAGGLILIEQAAESGLPAVSASPAGGSFKTDSLTVTLHVKKAESGKYTLDGSNPSQGIPYTDGTVITIGNGMEFDESVKLRLYAVNGEGSSVQEYSFTKKNPDAGLTVYFKKPADWGAPSLYYYNTSPKASEPTWATSPAMTRVSGDWYSYRIAGVDSATVIFKDSSGKQNPGQNQPGFIRTSDGWYDGQQWHDSNPDGTGNPGTGGNKVTIYYKHGFTAPYIHYRPEGGTWTAVPGLAMEASEVAGYSKYTVDIGTASRLEACFTDGKGSWDSNNMNNYFFAAGTWTYSGNGQITAGAPAAARSANVMYLAPGAENSSLTEEEPLPEEASQEGAEAA